The Clostridiisalibacter paucivorans DSM 22131 DNA window AACAACTTCTAGATTTTGCACTGTAACTCTTTCATTACCCATATGTCCTGGTAAATTCTTTCCTTTAAATACTCTAGCAGGATATGCTGATGCTCCCATAGAACCCACTGCCCTATGATATTTAGAACCGTGTGTCTCTGGTCCCCTTGATTGGTTATGTCTCTTTATAGCACCTTGGAATCCCTTACCTTTAGAAATTCCTATTACATCAACACTTTCTCCTTCAGTGAATATGTCTACTTTGATCTCTTGACCAATTTCATATTCATCTATATTGTCTACTTTAATCTCTCTCAAATATCTTTTATACTCTGTTTCAGCCTTATCAAAATGGCCTTTTTTAGGCTTATTAACCTTTTTCTCTTTTACAGTATCAAATCCAACCTGAATAGCATTGTAACCATCTTTATCCTCAGTCTTCTTCTGTACAACTACCAAAGGTCCACCTTCAATAACTGTTACAGGTATAACGGAACCATCCTCGTTAAATATCTGAGTCATTCCTATTTTTTTCCCTAACATTCCTTTCACTTGTTACACCTCCTATATTCTTACAGCGGATTGCATCATTGCAATCATACT harbors:
- the rplC gene encoding 50S ribosomal protein L3, whose amino-acid sequence is MKGMLGKKIGMTQIFNEDGSVIPVTVIEGGPLVVVQKKTEDKDGYNAIQVGFDTVKEKKVNKPKKGHFDKAETEYKRYLREIKVDNIDEYEIGQEIKVDIFTEGESVDVIGISKGKGFQGAIKRHNQSRGPETHGSKYHRAVGSMGASAYPARVFKGKNLPGHMGNERVTVQNLEVVKIDVEKNLLLIKGAVPGPKGGLITIKDTVKVSK